The genomic interval GGGCGGCAAGGCGAGGGTCCACAGGGAGGAGAGCGGCCCTCTCAGCTGCCCTAAACGGGCCCCTCCGGCCCGCTCtaaccctgccctcctcctcgAGGCCCCCGGGCAGGGGACCCGGATGTGAGGTGCCTGACTTCcggctgggggctgagggaacGAGGCGTTGTCGGTTGGGGCCGGTTGGGGCCGGTTGGGGCTGGTGGCGCGGACTTGGGTGGGCGGAGGCAGAGGCCCTAGCCGGCCAGCGCGGAGGTGAGGACTGGGAGGAAGGCCCGAGGGCCGCTCTCCGCATTCCCCCGCCCGCCCTGCGCGGCGCCCCGGGCAGCCCAGGCCGGGCCTCGGAGGTGTTCTCCCTGGGCCTCCGTGTCAGGAGCGTCAGGGCCCGGGGCCCTGTCCGTCGGGGCTGGACTCGGGTCAGAAAAGGGGGGGTCCTGGCCCTGCCGGCTGTTAAGGGGGACCCTCGTGGAGGGCCGAGGGGGCCTCGCAGTCCGCACCGGGGGCCCGCGggcgcccgccccgcccggctGGCTGTCCGCCCTGAGCCGACTCGGGCGGGGCTGTGGGCCGCGGGGCCCCTCTCCGTCTCCTGACGGCTCTGCCTGGCGCCCCGGGGCCGTGGTGGCCGTGGTGGCCGTGGGCTGAGGCGGCGGCCTCGGGTCAGAAGAAGGGAGGGGGGCGGGCCCCGTGGCGACTGCGTGGGAAGCCGTGAGGATGGACGAGGGCACCTTCCGCGGACGCGGAGCCCCACGAGCCCCCCCCCGGGAGGGCTCAGTGATGCCCCGTCGTTCCCTCAGGACGCCGTGGGGCTGGTCTCCGGGAGAGACGCCTTTGCCTGAGGGTCGACGGCAGCACCTTGAGGAGGGACGGGAGCTCCCCCGCCACCGAAGAGATGGCGTTCAGCCCCTGCTGTCAGCTTGGGGGCCCCCGTCCCGTCAGGCAGAGGCGCCCCCGGCACTCCGTCCTTCCTTCCGCGCGCTCCCGGCAGCCGGGCCTGAGGGCTGCTCTCGGGCCGCAGAAGGGAGAGGGCGGCCCTGTCGGCAGGAGAGGCGGGGGGCGGTGGGTGCCCTGCCACAGAGCCTGGCGGGACCTCCACAGGGACTCCCTCTGCTCCCCCCTGGCAGCCCGGGGACCCCGGGAAAGGCGGCCGGGCCGATCCTCCTTGCCTCCCCCGTTTCCACATCGGGGGTCTCAGGGCAGTGAGGGCCTCGGGCTGAAGGGCCCGCCAGGCGGGATGGCGAGGAGCTCCCGGTGGGCTGAGAGGACCGGGAGGCCCCGCGGGGAcctgcccttctctcccctcagAGGCCCAGGAGGGCGCTCAGGCGCCGGTGCCGCCTCCATCTTCCTGGGCCCCTGCCCGGCGGCTCCCGGACATGGCGGCCTTCACCCGACGGAAGCCCCCGGAAGTCGGCATAAAGGAGGGTTTCGGGCCCCACGGGAATGGGTGTGGTCACCTCGGGAGCGCCGAGGGCGACCAGCAGGCCGGGACGCAGACGGGGCTGGGCAGACACGGCACCTCCCCCGCCGCCGGCCGCAGGGACTCCGCGGGCCTGTCGGGCAGAGACCCGGCCTCCCGCCCCGCCCGGTGGTCCCCGTGAGGTGGCCGCCGTGGTCTGGGGGGTTCACCCTCGGGTCTGCAGAGGAAGGAGCCGCAGCCCTGCCAGGAGCGGAGGTGAGGACTCACGGGGTAGGACAGGGAGGCCCTTCAGCTGCGGAGAGACGGGCCTCTGGCCGCGTCCCACGCCCGGTGTCAACCCCGGGAGACCCCCAAGCAGGGCCGCTCCAGTCCCCTGCGCTCCCTTGTCCGGTCTCGGCGAGGCAGAGCCTGGGCCTCAGGGATGCAGTCTCAGGTCAGCTGAAGAGGCAGAACGCACTCCCGCCTGCTGCCCTCGCGGAGCCTCAGGGCAGCAGAGGCACGAGTCTCAGGCTCTGCCAGGAGTTAACTggaaggtggggggcggggcggacCCCCTGTGGAAGAGCAGATGGGGCCCGGCGCCTCCCTGCCCCTGCTGGCAGCCATGACAGGACACAGGGAGTGGTGGTCGAGTGTGGCGCCCCTTCACTTCCTCCTCCGCTGTCTCAGGAAGTGAGGCCTTGGTTTAAGGAGGGTGACCTCAGGTCAACAGAGGGAGGAGTCCCAGGCCTTAAGACAGGGACTGTGATGATCTGTGTATTCCAGGAGAGCAGGGTCCCCAGAGTTCGTCCAGCCCTTACTGTCACCCCAGGGAGGCCCTGGGCAGGCGTGGCCGAATGCGTGCCCTCCTCTTGGTCTCGGGAGTGTGAGCTTTGTTCTGAGAGTTCTGTCTCAGAGCAGCAGAGGGGTGGGTCGCGGGCCTGCCTGGCCGGGAGGAAGACGAGGACCCCGAGTGGGCACTGATGGGGCCGTCCACCCCAGAACGGTGGGAGCGTCCCAAAGTCCGGCCTTCCCCCTCCTGTCAGcgctgggggttgggggcagggttGTGACTGCAGTCTGCAGCCTGAGGTGCCCCTCAGTTCCTCTTATAGGGACTCAAGTAACCCCGGGAGCGAGGCTCTTGGTCTGAGGCATGTGTCCTCGGGTCAGCAGAGCAGAGGAAGCCCAGGAAGGGCCGGGAGTCAGTCAAGGTGAGGACCCTGAATGTCGACCAGTgggccccccacacacaccagaACAGAGGGGACACCACAGTGCCTGGCCTCGCACAGCCTACTGTCTTACCTGGAATCTGCAGGCTGAGCGGGCTGGTTACACCCTGAGGAGTTTCCCAGGTCCTCCCACTGGTTCTTAGGGCACAGACCAGTCAGGAAGACAGGAGACCCCCCAGAGCACTGTCTAAGGGAAGACCTATTAAGATGGCCGTGGTCAGAGCTGACAGGGTTGAGTTTCTCACACTCTCTCCCGCAGATCAATTGGCCGCCATCAGCACgccctgcccacacccctgcCTGCTGCCCCCAACACGCATCATCATGCTTCACAGTCAGAAGAGTCAGTGCGACGTGCTTGCAGTAGGCCTTCAGGCCGAGAAAGAGGCTCAGGGCCTGGTGGGCGCACAGGTTCCCGTAGCTGAGGAGGGGGAGGCCGCTGCCCCCTCACGCTCGCCTTCGATCCAGGGCACCGCAGAGGCTGTGCCTGCTGCTGGAGCGCAGAGCGTTCCCCGGAGTTCCCAGGCAGCCTGCGCCTCCTCCGTGGCCGTCGAAGCCACTCCATTGAGCAGATCAAATGAGGGCTCccacagccaggaagagggcGTGAGCGCCTCCCAGGCTCCCGAGTTCCTGTTCCATGACGAGGTGAGCAAGAAGGTGGCTGAATTGGTGCAGTTCTTAAGTGTCAAGCATGTAAAAAAGGAGCCCATCACGAAGGCAGAAATGCTGAGGAGTATCGTCAAAGAGCACAAGGACCACTTCCCTGAGATCTTCTGCAAAGCCTGTGACTGCATGGAGATCGTCTTTGGCATTGAAGTGAAGGAAGTGGACCCCACCAGCCACTCCTATGTGCTCATGAAGATACTAGACCTCACCTACAACGGGATGCTGAGTGATGACCAGGGCATTCCCAAGACCGGCGTCCTGGTACTGATGCTGGGTGTGATCTTCATGCAGGGCAACCGTGCTCCTGAGGAGAAAGTCTGGGAAGTGCTGAGTATTATTGCGGCGTATGTTGGGCAGAAGAACCTCAGCTACAGGGAGACCAAGAAGCTCATCACCAAAGAGTTGGTGGAGGAAAAGTACCTGGAGCGCCAGCAGGTGCCCAACAGTGATCCTCCACAGTACGAATTCCTGTGGGGCCTGAGGGCCCACGCCGAAACCAGCAAGCTGAAAGTCCTGGAGTTTTTTGCCAAGATCAACGAGATTGACCCCGCTGCGTTCTCACCCTGGTATGAGGAAGCTTTgagagatgagaaagagagagccCAGGCCAGAGCTGCCGCAGGGGATGATACTTCTGCCATGGCCAGTGGCAGCCCCAGTGTCATGCCCAGCAGCCTCTCCTGCCCTGAGTGAAGTCAGAGGAAGATTCTCCACTCTGTGTTTGAAGTCAAGGTTCTAAATAGTGGAGGGCTGAATTGcggattttatctttttttttcctaaaggctTTTAGCTTTAGAGTCTAGGTTCGTGAATAACGTTGGTCACATATTTGTTGCTGTTTGTCAGGCTTTAGAATAAGAATTTTGCTAGTCTGTAAAACAAATTGGGAAATCTTTCATCATGTTTTGTGATCTGGAACAGGATAACATGGCATTGGAATAGGAATTTCCTTAGAAACATGCAAGGGCCCAGGAGTAAAATAGATGGGATcgagaagtagaagaaaaaaatgtaaaagatggTTATCCTAAGAATCCTGTATCCCATTTAGTCTGTTGTTTTGTAAGATTAAAGTTACACACCTCGATTTGCTTGGCTAATTAAACCATGTGTGAGAAATTAAATCTTAATAAATGAGAGTCCTGGCTCACTGGCTCATTTGTGCTTATAGGTGGGTCTTAGAGGTGAGAGAAAAGCCTAGAATGGAAAACTGGTCCTGGCAGTTTCTCTGGGATCGTGGAGAAACATAGCCCAGTCTCCACCTGGAGCAGGTGTCCTGCCCCTCTGTCCCTACGCCACTGAACACAGTGCACAGACTTGGTGTTCTGTACACATCATCTGCAAGGATTTCCTGAGAAAAGGCTGATATTTCTTTGAAGTGGTGCCCAGAGGCTGGCACTTTTTCCCTGGCCTGGGAGATCCAGAGCCCATGCCACTGAGAGGACATTTTAATTAAGTTATCTTGAGTGCAATTTGGCCAACTCTAAGCAAGGGCTAGATTTTTGGTGGGGgtgagatgaatgaatgaaaatagttGTTTGGATGGAAgagcagctgggagaggggaaaggagtTAGTCCTTGACTCAAATTCCAGAAGCTTTGAGTTGCATTCAACTGGGGAAGACTTCCCAATATCCAAATTAAAGATTATATCCACTAACAGGGAAAATTTACTGagttttatttacaaagcagcaTTTGGGGCTCACTTGTTTTATGTCCTAGAGTGCTGTGTGTTCTCTGAGATGCCATggagcgtgcacacacacacacacacacacacacacacacaatcccagGAGAGACTGATAGAGTCTGGGGTCAAAATCATATTAGAATTACTGCTATTATTAAAGATCCATTAAATGCCAGGCCATGTGCTTGACTTACATTATATATTGTACATTCCAGCAGTCCCACAAGTCAGGGCTTATTAAACCcacttcacaaatgaagaaactaaggctcataTTGGTCACTTGGCCATGGACCCAGTATCACATGtccagtaagtgacagagctgggactggatCCCTGGTCTGAATTCATCGAGGTCCAGGCTGTCCCCACTACTCCCAGCCTGAGGCCGACCTTTTGTCTCTGAGTTCGTTTCCCTTCCCAGTACTGCatcatggcaacaaaaagaaggGCCCTGTGTCCAATGTGCTAAAAGCAGGCCtaaagaaggaaggagatggTGAGAAACTGGACTTGGGGATTGTCTGTGGGCTTTATTTACCTCTGGTCCTCCTGCCTGGGTCCCAGGGCTTCTTGGGAGCTGAGTGTGCCCAGGTGCTGGCACTTCTGTCCGGGCCTGGCACTTTCCTGCGTTATGCACACTTCCACTGGTCTTCCTTCATGTGCCCTCCTGTCAGCTCTGGATCCTGGCCTGCTGACCGGCTCGTCACTTCCTCTTCTCTGAAGACTGGACCCTGCTCCCAGTGGAACAGCCCCAAATACTGTGTCAAAGTTATTTTAGTATGTCTCCCATTTTCTCATTAGGTTAAGCAGAAAATTAACTTAATCCCTCACGCATATAAAACTGGATTTGTGCAGTGATGTCCTGAGTAAAGGGATTCCTCTGGGCATGACTTAAAATTCTGAAATGTCAGCAGGACCTTTCCCCTTTACTTTGAGAAGCGAGGACTTGGCCAGAATGACCAGGAGCCAGGGAAGGATACTCTCAGTCAGTGAGGGTCATTGAGAGCATCTTGGCGAGAGCAATTGCCAGAGCCCACAAGAGAGCACGTACAGAACCGAGTCCAGAGGGCCCCAGGCAGGCTGGCAGTCAGGGCTCTCTGAGTCCAGAGTTCAGGGCCCAGAAGGAGAGATGGTGGGGAATCTGGGTGGGTGGTACTGGACGCCTTACAAGAATAGGCTGGGAAATCTCGGCATCCTCATGACCAGCTGGAAGTCTCAGTGTGGTCTGAGTGGGTAGGTCATTGGGAGGAGTGGACCAGCCACATGCCGGACACCACCCGCTGCCTTAGAGTCGCCCCTGTGTCCTGTCAGGAAGAGCACAGCTGCTCCCCTGCATCGTTTGGGTGAGCTCCATTTCTTGACACCTCTAGTGGTCCAGTGCTCCCTTGCCAGTGTCCCCGGGCAGGGAGCTGTCTTGATGCCTGCTGGAGGCTGGGATGTGCCCCTGTGTGCAGTGGACCCCTCCGTAGCAGCTGGGCTATGTGAGTGAGTGGGGTGGTGACCGACGTCTGCCAGTTGAGACAGGCCAGGGGCACCAATGAAGAGTGGAAGGCAGTGCGCAGCCACAAGGAGGGGGCAATTGGAGGGGCAACCCCTGGGACTAATCACCTCAGAGACTCTGCAGCAAAAGGGCTGGGTGTGAACATGCATTGAAAAATGATCCAGGTGTTGTCCCCAGCTCAGGCTGCCTCCCACGGATTCTGAGCTGTTGGGACACTAGAGGGCGGGTGTCCTGTGGCTATGACTGCCGGTCTATGTTGCCACCAGATTCTGTCTGGGATTGAGGATTGGCCTGCATTATCTTCCCAGGCAGTAAACTGGGATATCGTAGGACTTTACTCATTTGCTTTCCATTTCTTAGAGATCACTGTCCTTCATGGCCTGATGTCCAATCAGTTAAAActtgtttcatatatttcatctGGATTTTTAGGTATACCAGGTAGGAGTTCAGTTCCTCTTACTCCATTAtggccagaagcagaagtcctataatgcaaatttaaaatctaaattatctAGGCATGACAAATGTCCCAAAATTTCAATcttattcaaattaaaaccaggaTTGAAAGGCTATGGGACACATTTATGTTAATATAGACATACTTACATACAGCTAGGAGAATATACAGCAAAATGTCAACAATGTATTTCTCTGCTAgtggaaatataattgatttctttattttcttattcatggttttaaaattttccaacattTTTGAAACACATATGAATtacctttataaatattttaaaatgtaattttgactgccaaaaataaatacacatccTCTAAATGGTTTGTTTGCAAAAAATTGATCAACCTCTTGCTGGATTCTACCCAGCTTCTGGCATGCCTACTGCTTATCTgactagaaagaaaaagaaatgcaatccAATTAGTAAGCTATGCGTAGCCATCCAACTTCCCTCGTACTTTCAAAGACAGTGCTGCACAGATAAGAATCCAGAAGAagtattaacatattttaaaagggaaaattatatttacatcTAAATCATATTCTCCATGATATGATTAGATCCAATATTTATACGAAGGACAGTACACAGGTGATTTGGGGAGAAGGAATTAATAATTATCACGTTCATTACTATGAGTGTTGTTTATATGTCTCTTGTCAGAGCgcataataaataaatcatgttattttaaaaatacgttCTTCCATCATTACTGCATTAATTCCAGGTTGTGCCTGAAAatgcacttttattttcttatgactGACGCAACATTTTCATTAGAAtgttcatcattttctttcatagACTATTATCAACACACAGTTTCTCAACACATGGTTATCTTTCACAAAGTAAATATCATGTAAAAAGTGCTATAATTGATAATTTTGACAATCTTCTCTACTGTATATGTTATGTGCTTTGTTGTTAGCTGTATTTCACATGCTCATTTTCTACACTCAACAATTCCACTATTTTAATGGTTTCATTCACACACTGCCCTAACAAAGCCATTAATGCTTATTGATGTGATTCAATATTATTTATACCTTAGGATATTCTCATCACTGTATTGTTTGTTCCttgttctttacttttctttctttttttctttctttttttttattagaacaACCACATAGCCGCTTTCTTCATGTAAACAATTTCTCTTTATTGGACCATGGCCAACTTTCTGGAACTAATCAATCCCTGAATTTTACCAAATGATTTTGATCCAAATGTGTTTCTATGGATTTTTCAGTTGtaaaacatatacacattatttatttctttgcaatGGAATAATCTtacaatacttttatttttccatttttacaacGTAGGTTCACATTCTCCAGAAAAAAGGATGCAAGtgaaactatacttcaatttaagaaaaaaataataataaagatacaaGTGAATTAATAAGCACCAGTAACTCCAccaatactatttttttttaccaatacCACTTAATAAATTGGCTAGCATTTTCctcttgaaaattaaaactgTTCCTAATTTTCCCACATTATCACCTTGTTTCCTTTATATGCATTTGCTCTAGATCTAAATAATTTGATCACTATTCCACACTTTTAAACAATTACAAATTACTACTATaagacatttttttgtttatatgatTTTAAGTATCCTGTCATTTTTGCCCTTTCTGCAAACTCCTATATTATCTGTCATTTTCTCTATATGCACAGTTTCATATACTTTAAACTATGTCTGCAATGGACTGAATagttgtgtctcccccaaatcctTATGTGTTTGGAGGtgaggtctttgggaggtaattaggtcgtgaaggtggagccctcatgattggGATTGGTGCCCTTAAAAGAGGCCAGAAAGCTAGCTAGttctctttctgccatgtaaGGATACTGAGAAGTTaacagtctgcaacctggaagagagctttcaccagaacccaaccatgctggcaccatgatctcacccttctagccttcagaactatgagaTATAAAGTTCTGTTGTTAATAAGTCACTCAGTTTATGGTATCTTTTTATAGGAGCCTAAGCTGACTAAGACAGTGTCCAAAACCATTGTTTTATAACagtctttcaaaaaaattctcaGATATTTCAGCTTCTTTGATCTTCTCGAAGAAACAGTTTTGTTCCattgatattatttattgtttttctaatttcaatttcattggtttctgctcttatctatattattactatcattCTTCTTGCCTTGGgtttaatttagttttataatttctcaAGGTAGGAGCTGATGTTATCAAATTgagtcttttcttcctttctaatataagcatttaatgacATAAATTTCCCACTTAGCTCTTCTTTAGCCAAGTCCCAAAAATTGTGATATGATGTATTtagattttcattcagttcaaaatattttctaatttccttcaaTAATTTCTTTTGAAGCATGTGTTagtaaaaatgtgttgtttaatttccaaatatctggGAACCTTgatgatatttgaaaaaaatattgaggcCTTAAGTGCTAGAGTGAGGAGTTGGTAACTAATGTGTTGAGCAATGGGGAGCCTTGATGATTT from Balaenoptera musculus isolate JJ_BM4_2016_0621 chromosome X, mBalMus1.pri.v3, whole genome shotgun sequence carries:
- the LOC118888372 gene encoding collagen alpha-1(I) chain-like: MWKRGRQGGSARPPFPGSPGCQGGAEGVPVEVPPGSVAGHPPPPASPADRAALSLLRPESSPQARLPGARGRKDGVPGAPLPDGTGAPKLTAGAERHLFGKGVSPGDQPHGVLRERRGITEPSRGGARGAPRPRKVPSSILTASHAVATGPAPLPSSDPRPPPQPTATTATTAPGRQAEPSGDGEGPRGPQPRPSRLRADSQPGGAGARGPPVRTARPPRPSTRVPLNSRQGQDPPFSDPSPAPTDRAPGPDAPDTEAQGEHLRGPAWAARGAAQGGRGNAESGPRAFLPVLTSALAG
- the LOC118888373 gene encoding putative MAGE domain-containing protein MAGEA13P, with the translated sequence MLHSQKSQCDVLAVGLQAEKEAQGLVGAQVPVAEEGEAAAPSRSPSIQGTAEAVPAAGAQSVPRSSQAACASSVAVEATPLSRSNEGSHSQEEGVSASQAPEFLFHDEVSKKVAELVQFLSVKHVKKEPITKAEMLRSIVKEHKDHFPEIFCKACDCMEIVFGIEVKEVDPTSHSYVLMKILDLTYNGMLSDDQGIPKTGVLVLMLGVIFMQGNRAPEEKVWEVLSIIAAYVGQKNLSYRETKKLITKELVEEKYLERQQVPNSDPPQYEFLWGLRAHAETSKLKVLEFFAKINEIDPAAFSPWYEEALRDEKERAQARAAAGDDTSAMASGSPSVMPSSLSCPE